A region from the bacterium genome encodes:
- a CDS encoding polysaccharide deacetylase family protein, whose protein sequence is MKHQVPVCITCDIDPTPEAGIQEKIKAVEKSVNLFSEFGIKSTFFWVANVAEEYKSVFNKLLKSGHEIGCHGLNHGMEEEYSTMEEKTQRDMLSQATTKLKKITGQEIKSFRGPRVKTSEITQKILVELGYNVDSSVCSQRVDFISSNLINPGWIKAPRLPYHPHKNSAFKKGEVPILVVPVSAIVIPFISGSLYTFGLNWMKVLFNSLYEESLITGKPIVYLLHPAEFARKEKPARRKFSVKVEGFKFRRSSVIFEQNINKRYELNRKLFEFMAFHKGIRFMTTDQFSGGYVHKK, encoded by the coding sequence ATGAAACATCAAGTACCGGTATGTATAACATGCGATATCGATCCTACACCTGAAGCAGGCATTCAGGAGAAGATTAAAGCTGTTGAAAAGAGTGTAAATTTATTCAGTGAGTTCGGCATTAAATCTACGTTTTTCTGGGTTGCAAATGTAGCCGAAGAGTATAAATCTGTATTTAATAAACTTCTGAAGTCCGGCCATGAAATCGGGTGCCATGGGTTGAATCACGGCATGGAAGAAGAGTATTCAACAATGGAAGAGAAGACGCAGAGAGATATGCTCTCTCAGGCAACAACAAAACTAAAGAAAATTACAGGCCAGGAGATCAAATCATTTAGAGGCCCGAGAGTAAAAACTTCGGAAATCACGCAGAAAATACTTGTGGAACTGGGATACAATGTAGATTCATCAGTCTGTTCACAACGTGTGGATTTTATAAGTTCCAATCTTATAAATCCGGGCTGGATAAAAGCGCCGAGGCTTCCGTATCATCCGCATAAAAATAGTGCATTTAAAAAAGGGGAAGTACCCATACTTGTTGTTCCTGTTTCGGCTATTGTAATTCCCTTTATTTCAGGCTCTCTTTATACATTCGGCTTAAACTGGATGAAGGTGCTATTCAACTCTTTGTATGAAGAGTCGTTAATTACCGGAAAGCCTATAGTCTACCTTCTTCATCCAGCTGAATTTGCAAGAAAAGAAAAACCGGCAAGAAGAAAATTCTCAGTAAAGGTTGAGGGCTTTAAATTCAGAAGGTCATCTGTAATTTTTGAACAGAACATTAATAAACGGTATGAACTCAACAGAAAGTTATTTGAGTTTATGGCATTCCATAAAGGTATACGCTTTATGACAACAGATCAATTCTCAGGAGGCTATGTTCATAAAAAATAG
- a CDS encoding acyltransferase, whose amino-acid sequence MVSKYSSVKHIYREVLHLIRRHAIGNSVRVKLLKMAGANVGKNVYIGQEMIVFDSGRTELLTIGDNVGIAPCCIILIHTAPGTPLHDTIYPVQRKPVIIEEGVWIGARVTILGGVKIGKNSAVAAGSVVTKNVPPYTLVGGVPAVTIRKFTKPGPEESGKIE is encoded by the coding sequence ATGGTTTCAAAATATTCATCTGTTAAACACATTTACCGTGAGGTACTGCATCTTATCCGAAGGCATGCCATAGGTAATTCTGTGAGAGTAAAATTACTGAAAATGGCTGGTGCCAATGTAGGTAAAAATGTTTATATCGGCCAGGAGATGATAGTGTTTGATTCCGGACGTACAGAGCTTCTGACTATAGGAGATAATGTGGGCATAGCACCGTGCTGCATTATTCTCATTCACACAGCACCGGGAACTCCCCTTCACGATACAATTTATCCTGTTCAGAGAAAGCCTGTTATAATCGAAGAAGGAGTGTGGATCGGCGCCAGGGTAACAATCCTCGGTGGAGTGAAAATAGGGAAGAATTCGGCAGTGGCAGCAGGTTCTGTTGTAACAAAAAATGTTCCTCCTTACACTTTAGTGGGAGGTGTCCCTGCTGTTACTATCAGAAAATTTACAAAACCCGGGCCTGAAGAATCGGGAAAAATTGAATGA
- a CDS encoding FemAB family PEP-CTERM system-associated protein — translation MQIAILKKEQDVLWKEYIEKNPETTFFHKIEWRDLVVDLFGFTPYYLIATDGNVFKGVLPLFLTPHGLFQKKMVSVPFAVAGGVCGDDRETEKALIKKAIELTKSKGADFLELRNFNHKPGNLTQSSPYFTFMLKLPDDSEIIWKSMHNEMRRCVRRSREYGITLDLDNKDIKGFYSIYAGAHRFLGTPPAGFKWIYEVFSRFPENHRIANAYIDGKVIATILVREYKDTIGAVFGHVIRDYRNMYPLYLLYWSLIEEGCKKGFKKFDFGRSIEESGTFKFKKRWGAEPHKLNYQYYKSNNKKVADTSQSGTARKKFAAVWKRLPLVIVNKLGPVIRGYYP, via the coding sequence ATGCAGATAGCTATATTAAAAAAAGAGCAGGATGTTTTATGGAAAGAGTATATTGAGAAAAATCCGGAAACAACATTCTTTCATAAAATAGAGTGGAGAGATTTAGTTGTAGACCTTTTTGGATTTACTCCATATTATCTTATTGCAACAGATGGTAATGTTTTCAAAGGCGTCCTTCCGCTTTTTTTGACTCCGCATGGACTTTTCCAGAAGAAGATGGTTTCTGTCCCTTTTGCTGTTGCAGGCGGTGTATGCGGAGATGACCGGGAAACCGAAAAAGCTCTTATAAAAAAGGCCATTGAACTGACAAAATCTAAGGGAGCTGATTTTCTTGAGCTTCGAAATTTTAATCACAAGCCCGGCAATTTGACACAGAGTTCTCCATATTTTACATTTATGCTTAAATTGCCGGATGATTCTGAAATTATATGGAAATCCATGCATAATGAGATGCGCAGATGTGTACGAAGAAGCAGAGAATACGGTATTACCCTGGATTTGGACAATAAAGACATAAAAGGATTTTATTCGATTTATGCAGGGGCACACAGGTTTCTCGGAACGCCTCCTGCAGGTTTTAAGTGGATATATGAAGTATTTTCCAGATTTCCGGAAAACCACAGAATAGCAAATGCATATATAGACGGGAAAGTAATTGCAACAATACTTGTCAGAGAGTATAAGGATACTATTGGTGCTGTATTCGGCCATGTTATCCGGGATTACAGGAACATGTATCCTCTGTATCTTCTTTATTGGAGTCTTATTGAAGAAGGATGTAAAAAAGGGTTTAAAAAATTTGATTTTGGCAGAAGTATTGAAGAGAGCGGTACTTTTAAGTTTAAAAAAAGATGGGGTGCAGAACCGCATAAACTGAACTACCAATACTATAAGTCAAATAATAAAAAGGTCGCGGATACAAGTCAATCCGGTACTGCAAGAAAGAAGTTCGCAGCTGTCTGGAAAAGGCTGCCCCTTGTTATTGTAAATAAACTTGGGCCGGTTATTAGAGGATATTATCCTTAA
- a CDS encoding glycosyltransferase family 4 protein translates to MKVCMISYSVYEYDNRVHRYGEALIKAGVELDVICLSPNSQRRKIAYGTGVHYHIGSRSFTEKGPVSYLLNFIKFFSKSFFMVSWLYLKKKYDVVHYHNIPDFGVFAAIIPKIFGAKVLLDIHDIVPEFYMWKFNLAENHPIVRFLKFVERLSCSFADHVITGTHLWREKLVKRSVNRKKCSVIMNSPYPPLFDKAKNIKNKNRRFTMIYPGSLNEHFGVDIAVRGVALIREKIPDVLLIIYGRGRQEAMLKKIVSELDIADNVQFNQPVPREKIPEIIAESDIGIVPKRGGPFADEALSSKLLEFVYMNKPVVVSKTTIAEYYFNDSIVRFFTPENVKAFASCVVDLYQNPAEMKKLSENCKKFNETHSWEMYETEYFKILNRKL, encoded by the coding sequence ATGAAAGTATGTATGATTTCATATTCGGTTTATGAATATGATAACAGAGTCCACCGTTACGGAGAGGCTTTAATTAAGGCAGGTGTTGAACTTGATGTTATCTGCCTGTCTCCCAATTCACAAAGAAGAAAGATAGCATACGGGACAGGTGTACATTATCATATTGGGAGCCGTTCATTTACAGAGAAAGGCCCGGTTTCGTACCTGTTAAATTTCATTAAATTTTTCAGTAAAAGTTTTTTTATGGTTTCATGGTTATATCTGAAGAAAAAATATGATGTTGTACATTATCACAATATTCCGGATTTCGGAGTATTTGCTGCAATTATACCAAAAATATTCGGCGCAAAGGTTTTACTTGATATCCATGATATTGTCCCTGAATTTTATATGTGGAAATTTAACCTTGCAGAGAATCATCCCATTGTCAGGTTTCTGAAATTTGTAGAGAGGCTTTCATGCAGTTTTGCAGATCATGTGATTACGGGAACGCATCTGTGGCGGGAAAAACTTGTAAAAAGGTCTGTTAATAGAAAAAAGTGTTCTGTTATCATGAATTCTCCTTATCCTCCTCTTTTTGATAAAGCGAAAAATATTAAAAATAAAAACAGACGGTTTACGATGATCTATCCGGGCTCACTGAACGAACATTTCGGAGTTGATATTGCAGTAAGAGGAGTTGCTTTAATAAGAGAAAAAATTCCGGATGTACTTCTTATAATTTACGGAAGGGGCAGGCAGGAAGCAATGCTGAAAAAAATTGTTTCAGAGTTGGATATTGCAGATAATGTGCAGTTTAACCAGCCTGTGCCAAGAGAAAAAATTCCGGAGATCATTGCAGAGTCAGATATAGGTATAGTACCAAAAAGAGGCGGGCCTTTTGCAGATGAGGCGCTGAGCTCCAAACTACTGGAGTTTGTATACATGAATAAACCTGTTGTTGTTTCAAAAACAACAATTGCTGAGTATTATTTTAATGATTCGATTGTAAGGTTCTTTACACCTGAGAATGTTAAAGCATTCGCAAGCTGTGTTGTGGATTTGTATCAAAATCCGGCAGAGATGAAAAAACTGTCTGAGAATTGTAAGAAATTTAACGAAACTCATTCATGGGAAATGTATGAGACGGAGTATTTTAAAATTTTAAATCGGAAGCTATAA